The genomic region TTCAAGATGAAAAATCTTACTTCCAAGGTAGGTTATCTCAGATATCTGTCCATCTTCATATCTCCCTTTTGCGATCGAAAGACGGTTTTGTGCGAGGTCGATTTGTTTCCGAAATATCTCAAGCCGGCGATAGCTGACATCGATTTGATTGACAAGATTAATAATCGCTGCGCGGGCTGTCTTCTGGGCGCGTTGATATTCTAATCGAGCCTGATCGGCCTGAAAGCGCGAGGCTTTGACCGCGGCGCTTCCTGAGCCGCCATCAAAAACAGGCAGTTTGAAGTTAAGGGAAATACCATACGAAGAAGTTTTAATGTCATTGTTGAATACGCCGTCGACCCGTCGTGTTTCTACTTTTCCTCGTCCAAAGGAATAATTAAGCCCGAGGTCGCCGGTCAACCCATGTCCAGCCGCCGAAAAGTCCGCAGCCCTTTTGGCTTTAAAAAATTCATGTTCCGCTTTGTGGATTGAAACCGAGCTTTCCCATCCGTTTATCAGTCTCTCTTTGGTCGCTGGGTCAAAGTGATTTGTGATAACTGGCTCGGTCGCATTTATCGCTTCGGCGACATCGATGTCAAGAAGTATAGCAAGATCGCGCTTTGTCTGTTCCGCTGTGGTCTGAATCTCGAACTGCTGAAGCTCGGCATCGAGACGTGTTGAGGTCGATGTTAAGTATGTCTCTTCTGAAACGACCCCGTCAATCAGTTTTGCCGAATCGATCGCCGTTTTGAGAGTCGCTGCGTTCAGTTTATTTCCATAGAGCTCTGATTGAAGTGTCGTCTTGAGTGTTCCCATATACGCCTCTACCACTTCTTTTTTGAGAGCAGCTTCGGCTTCGTAGCGATTCACTTTAGCTATTTCTAAATCGTCACGGCGATTGTGCAGTTCGTTTTTTGCGCTCGATGGTTTGAGCAATGGCTGTGAAAATGAGAAGTCAAAAAAACCTCGGCGAGTGTCATCAAACACAACCGAATCCAAAGAGAAGGGCGCGCGAAAATCCGGATACCGTTCCGCTTGATTAAGCAGATTCGCGCGGACAGTCAGATCGCCGCCAGTTAATAGACTCTGCTTTAACTCGATGAAAGAATTGAAATCAACATTCCGCCTTGGCACCAGCCCCTTCTGGCCAAAAAATTCATCATACGATTTGTTTGAACTGTATGACGGAACTGATCCATTAATTGAAATCGCCGGAAGATAGAAATTGATACGCTTGGCGGAATAATTCTGTTCGGCGACTTCGAGATTGCCTTTAATCATTTCTCCGCGGGCAGTGCGTCCAAGTGCGATATCGATTGCTTCGTCCAAAGTCAGATCGCGCGCCTTGGCATCAGGTGCATGAACACACAGAGCAATGCACACAGCGGCAATCAGCTGTCTGGATAAACTTGAACTTCCGAGGATATATATTCGACTCATTGACTTCCCTTAATTAGATAATTTCTATTCGTAACGCAATGATTCTATGACATCGAGCCGCGCGGCCTTTTGTGCCGGATACAGTCCAAAGACAACTCCCACAGTTGTCGACACCCCCACAGCCAGCACGATCGAAAGCGCAGACACAATTGTCGGCCATCCGGCATAGACGCTTATTCCCTTGGAGATCAACAGACCAAGAATCAATCCGATCGTGCATCCGAGCAAACAAATGGTTACGGCTTCAATGAGAAATTGTCGCATGATGTCATTCTGGGTTGCTCCGACCGCGCGCCGAACTCCGATTTCGCGGGTTCGTTCAAGAACAGTCGCAAGCATGATATTCATAATTCCTATTCCTCCGACGAGAAGAGAAAGTCCGGCAATGGCGCCCATGACGATATTGAATATCTCCTGTGTTTTCTGTGTCTGACGGAGAAGAGACTCCGGAACAACAATCTCATAGTCTTCCACACCTGAGTGTCGGCGGGCAAGAAGTCGCTCGATAAGTTTTGTCACCCCCGATACGTTTTTGAGGTTGGTGACGGTCACGGTCAATTGGTCAATTTCAGGCGTGTTGTAATTCTGTCCGGTGGAGCCGTCATCAATTATAAAGAAGCGGCCGCGGCCGCCGCCACCGGTCACATTACTGGCCAAATCAGTCCTGTCGAATTTCTTTTGCGCGGTGTTGAACGGGATATAGACATCTTCGTTGAAATTCTTCAACTGAAGTCCCTCGACTTTGCCCCGTCCGATATATTTGTCAGCCATTACGCCTATGACTGTAAAGTCCAAATCCCCTATCCGAACTGCCTTACCAATCGGATCGGAAAAGGCAAAGAGAGATCGTTTTGCTTTTGAGCCCAAGACGCACACCTGTGTAAAATCGGCATTGTCGCTGTCATTGATAAACCGACCGCTTTGGACTTCAATTGATGACGAGAGCGTGAACTCCGGAGTGGTGGCAACCACCCGCACTGCGGCTTCGTGTCCCCCATGAAAAATACTTGTCACCGGCTCAAAACGCTGAGGCACGACGTTGAGAACTAACTCTTTGAACTCGGAGATATTTCGGCCATCCTCCAGAGACAGTCCGGGGGATTTCTGAAAATTCTCATCGATTCCCGGGCGTTCCTCGGGAGTTTTCGCGTTCACGATTATATTGTTTATTCCCAAAATTGAAATCTGCTCCAGGGCTTCCTGTTTGGCGCCCTCGCCAATGGAGAGCATGGAAATCACCGCCGCCACACCGATAATAACGCCCAACATGGTGAGAAGGGTGCGGAGTTTGTGCGAATTGAGCGATTCGACTGATATTTGAAGGACGCGCGAATAATCCACTTAACGTCCCTTGCGAGTCATTACTCTGGCTCCAGCCGGCGGCTGTCCTGCCGTTGGCGCCGATTGACGTCCTCTGTTTAATTCGGGTTCGGTCGCTTTTTCACCCGGTAGGCCGGCTTCGTCGAGGGTCGGATCTATGAGACAGATGCTTTCGTTACCGTCAAGCCCGGAGAGGACTTCGATTTCCATATCGTTGCGCCGGCCAACTTCGATTGGCATTTCTTTTTTATCATCACGGTAGACAACGGGACGTCCTTCTTTTTCAAAGACAGCTTCGAGCGGAACCGAAATGATATCATTCATACGGTCGATGATAATCCGTCCCGAAGCAGACATGCCGGGTTTGAAACTGTCGTCCTTATCGAGGATTGCGATGTCGATATCGAAGACATTGATCTTTGAATTCGGTTCTTTCTTTCTGGCCAGCGTCCCTTTTTTATAAACGATACCTTTGTACGTCCTGTCGGGGAAAGCATCAAGCTTGACAATAACTTCCTGTCCCGAGTCTATGGTGCTGGCATCGACTTCGGATGCCGTAGCCCGGACAATCATTTCTGATAAATCAGGAAGATTCACAAGTCCCTGTCCCGGCCACGGTGAGTCGCCAGCCTGGACTTTGCTCATCGATCCGCCCTTCCAGATCTCAAGATAGACAACCATACCGGGAATCGGAGCAGTGACGGTCAACTGCTCAAGCTCCTTCTGTGCGGCATTCACTTTGTCCTGAGCTCGCTGGACTTCGAGTTCCGCTTTCTGAACATCGGATTTAATCTGATCGAGTTTCGCCTGAAAGTTAAGTTGAGCCAGTTCGAGTTCGAGTTTGGCTTCCTCGGCAAGTTTGGGGGCGTCATGCTTTTTTTCGTCGTAGTTGCGCTGAGCCTGTTGAAGCTCAAGTTTCAATGATTTGTCCTGGATAGTGTATTCTTTTGTGGTCCGCTCAAGCGCAGTGCGGTTGATTTTAAGCGAAGTCTGCTGGTCGGATAGTTCGGTCATGACTTGAGTGACATCAAATTTAACAACCGGATCGCCGATATTGACCATTGAGCCTTCGGGCGCAAGCCAAGTCAACTGCAGAGAGCGAATTCTTGGAGTGCTCAACACGAATGCCTGTTTGGCATCTATCGCGCCATTGACATTAAGGCCGACAATAAACTCACCTTTTTTCACCTGTGCAGTTGGAATGTCAACGGCAGTCGCAAACAGGGCATTGACACCGTAGTAGCCTACTAAGACTACGCCCAAAGTTACACCGACAATAATCATCTTTTTCTTCATGGAGTATTCCTATGGTTGCAGCGCGATAGCAATCGTTTCAATTTCTCTGTTCAGCCAATATTGTCCGCTTTTGCTCACTCCGGACGCTAATCCGGTATATCGCCGATGGACGTTTTACGACATTAACATGCCTAAGTTGCATAATGTTTCCACAAATCAGCTTTGCACTTTCCATCGCCTATGCGTCCACATCCACTGGTCAGGGTATTGACGAATGGTTTGCTCAAAAAATTCAGTAAATTTTTTGGTGATGGTCAAAATCTCTGTTTCCTCGTTGTTGGCCGAGCCGGGATAAATAATATCTCCTCGCATAAGAATGTGTGAATCATACTTTTCCCGACGCATCATGAGCGGAATAATCGGGGCTCCCGTTCGTATCGAAAAATATGCCGGCCCTTTCGCCGTCGAGGCCATTCGGCCAAAAAATGGAACCATGACGCCGCCAGAAGGCGCGTGCTGGTCAGCCACAATGACAGCCAAGCGATTGGCTTTAAGGGTCTTAAACAGCTGCCTTGCGCTCGCATTGGAAGTAATTATGCCTCCTCCCAAGTCAGCCCTAATCGTATTTACCATCGAATTGATGTATTTATTGTGTTGTTTGGCAACCATGAAATCCACTGGAAAGCCCGATGCGGCGACCCAAGCCCCTGTCAATTCCCAATTTCCAAAGTGGCCGAAGACAACAATGCCACCTTTTCCGTGTGAAAGTACTTCAATTAATGCTTTTCCTGCTCCGCCGCTTTTGATTATCCGCTTGGCTGTCTCTCCTTTGAGTTTACCGAGGCGAGCGAGCTCCACAACCGTCCGGCCCATGTTTTCAAATACTTTTCGCGCGATAATGACTCGTTCAGCTTCAGACATTGAGCCATTGAAAGCCTGTCTGAGATTTTCGAGGGCAATTTTTCGGCGTGAGGCAAGCAGACGATATGTCAGCTTTCCTAAGCCCGCTCCGAAAGCATCGGCCTGTGAGGAAGTGAGTAAATTTGCGATGAATGCTCCTATTCGCGCCGCAAAGTATTCGAGGCTGTGACTTATTGACGCCATCGCTCGTCATCATCCAGATCGGCCTGCTCCGGTTTGTCGGAGTCGCCATAATCGAAATCAGTCGATTGAAGCCGCTCTTCGTCCTGCCATTTTTTGTAGAATTTCCTTCGCTGGCGGTATTTTACAATTCCGACAACTACAAAAAACAGCGCAATAATGAGCCAAAAGTACATCGTATCCGCCAATAGACTAACAGCATTGAATCGACTATTCAAATATACATGAAACTCCCGCTCAAAGTCAGGATAATTAGACCCGGTGGAATATAGAAGAGCGCGATCCACGCTGACACCTGTCGAGATTGAATCAAGGAACTGGTTGACGACTATAACTCCATATGTGTCAAAAAGATAGTTTACGGCAACAAACGATGTGGAGTAGGCGGTCTGAGCTTGGTTTTCGTTGAACATATTGACATCGTCAATTTGTGAAAGGGGAATTAATTGATTAAAGACGGCCGCCTTGCTCATGGCCAGGTTGTTCGACCAGTCCCATTCTGATGACGCTCTCATCGAAAGACCCTCGTCGAACCACCGTGGGGCGCTAAAAAGCCCTGTTCTATCGGCCAATGCCAAATGGGAATACTCGTGTATCAGGAGTTCTTGAAGTGATTGGCTGATATTAAAGCGGCGCGGGGACTTGATAACGGCCATCTTTCTGTGTGGGATAGCCGCCGCGGCTCCCCAATCAGGGAATTTGCCGCCGATAAGTGAATCAAAGAGCAGCGGGCTTTCAACTATGTAAATGGATGGGCGGTAATCGATTGTGTCCTGAAGAAGTCCAGTGAGATGACTTTTTGCATAGTTGAGAGCTGAGTCAACAGCGGACAGGGAAATAGATTTTGCAATGTGATACGAGAAGTGAGCGGACTCATGATGATCCAGAGTCTCCGCGCTTGTCTGGGCAGGCTGTAGAGTCAACACCAATAGGAAAACCACAGTCGCAATCATTCGCTTGATGAACATGGATGCAAGATACGGTTCCGAGAAGACCCACCGCAAGCGGCGGGGTACCCGAACTTGATGCAAACATTCCCGACACTGTCTTTGCGAGGAGCGAGGCGAAGCTGAGCGACGCGGCAATCTCATGTTCTTCTTCTCTTTGGTGCGCGACAGGGACGTCCCGCACGAAGAAGTTAGGTGGCCCGTCCACCGCAGGCTCCCGACAACAGAAACAATAAATATCCCCTTCTAACAAAAAAAGCCCGGCCAGTAATGGCCGGGCTTCAAAAAGCGAATAATTCGCTTATAAAATCAGACTAGAACATCTCGTAGAGGGCTGAGATACCAAAATTCATCGTTTCTTCGTTGTAGTTGTTGTCTGTTGATGCGCCGCTGATGAAGTTGAAACCGTTCAAGAACAGTTCAGGGTTGATATGGGTATCGAGATGGAGACGGTTGAAGTTGAATCCAAGACCGACATAGGTCATGTTATCAGGGAAGTTGTACTTAGTTTTGTCATTGGTTGAAGCCTCGAATGTCGCATTGTCCCAATACGAGGTAGCTCCAAGGCGGACATCAAGCCATGTCCAGACATCGGCCTCAAGACCCATCTTGAAGTAAGGCAGAGTGAAAACATTGAGCTTATCTTCAGTTGCTGTCCCACCAACTGGTGCTACTTTATCTTTCAACGTAAAGTAGCTGAATCCGAAATCGAGAACTGCGAGAACATTAGTTGTCGGAACATAGTGAAGGCCAGCACCGCCGGAAAAATTAATTCCGCTGAATTCCTGTGTGCCAAGGGATGTTGAACCACCACCAAACTGATTGGCTTTAAAGCTATAGCTAATGAAACGAGCATGTGGGACTAGAGTCCACTGCGGATTGACTGTATGGAACCAACGACCAGCGAGGAAAAAGCTCATATTTCCGTCCGGATCGTTATAGAAAGTGCTATCTGTCGGGCGATCGGTCCATGAAAGTAAGCTCAAGCCAGCGGCGACATCCCAAGTCGCTGCTGCGTTGGTCAAACCGAGCTTAAAGTCCCATTGGCTGAATGACTCTTCGTCTGAGCCACCACCTGGCGTTGCAGGCTCTTCTTTAGAGCTGGCACCGCTATAATTGAGGTTAAAGCCAAAATTGTTGCCACCGAGCATACGTCCGTAGAATAGAGAGACACGCTGTGTGCCACTATTGCTAGTCAGAGGATCGGATGGGAAGGTGAACCAGTTAGTAATATCAGGGGAAGGCAGACGATAGGGTAGCATTGTCGCAAAGCCGTAGTTGCTTAACTCAAACGGGTCATTGTCATTATAGAAGTAGGTTCCGAGAACCCATGGTCTGTCGGAGCCGAATTTCCAGTTGATACCGAACTGGGCAAGCGAACCGCCGTCATTCCAGTCACCGTATTGGTTATATCCGAGTTCGCCGGTGGCGAGGTTCGGATACATATTAATTCTCGACGGCCAGTTCCAGATGTTGGCATCGTCGACGAGGATGTCATAGTTTTCACCCATTGTCAATAATCTGTTGTTGGTGGCATTAGCATTCATGCTAAGCGCGACAACAAGAACAAAAGCTGACGTTAAAATTCGTTTCATTTCTATTTCCTTAGTTAAAAAACATTTCCTTTAAAACAGTGAGGCGGCCCAAAACCGACATTTACCGGATCTGTCCGAAACTGGCTTTTGGTGCGCCGTTTCAAAATGAGATGAACGGTCATCCCATTTACTGGGTCATAGGCATTCCTCCTTGAGAGAGCCGGTCAAAACCGACTTCAGTACGCTTCCTATGAGCATTCTCAAATCAAAATCTATAAGCAAACGAATCTTCTCTTTGGCGCTTCTTCTCATAAGTGGGGCTAATATTATGAGCCATCCAAAGCGGACACAACAAAAAAATAAGAATATTCCTCCCCCCTGTTTTTTCCTATTGACATGCCTTAAACAGAAACCAGTCAATAGGTTAGATGGCTTAACACTAAGGATTGAGATGTTTTTGAGTGATTATTTTTTTGATTTTATTTGCTGCCAGATGGCTTCAAGCTGGTCAAGAGTGAGGCCGTCGAAGCTTTTGTGCTCGGCTTTGACCACTTCTTCCAGTTGTTTGAAACGATACTGAAATTTGGATAGAGACCCTTTGAGAGCAGATTCGGGGTCGACTCCGACTTTGCGGGCAAGCGATGCTACGGCAAAGAGCAAATCGCCGATTTCATCTGCTAAACGCTCTTTTTCAAGTGTCGGTTTAGATAGTTCTTCTGAAACTTCCTTAAGTTCCTCATGGATTTTTTCCAGAACGTCAGCAGATTCCTTCCAGTCAAAGCCAACCCCGCCAGCCTTTTCACCGATGCGGAATGCTTGGGTGAGGGCAGGCATGCTTTTGGGAAGCCCGGACAATAGAGGCTTTTTGTTGTCTGTTCTCGACTTTATCTTCTCCCATTGGTCGCGAACCTGCTGGGCATCGAGATTGGATCGCTTCTCAAAGACATGTGGGTGGCGCAGTAGGAGTTTGTTCACAATACTCATGATAGAATCATCGACCGTAAATGTCCCTGCCTCTTTCGCAAGCTGGGCATGGAAAACGACTTGGCAGATAAGGTCGCCGAGTTCTTCCTTCAGATCGTCGGGATTGCCCGATTCGATTGCTTCGATAACTTCGTAGGTTTCTTCGATGAGATAAGGAAGCAAAGACTGATGAGTCTGTTTGCGATCCCAGTTACACCCTTCAGGGGAGCGGAGAATTTCCATTAGCCTGACCAAACGCTCAAAAGGGGTTTTTGCAGGGTCAAGAACTTGTTTTTTTAGGTCGTGCATTATATCAGGCATCTTTCAATTTTCAAGCCGCATGCCTTAGAACGGCGCTACGGCCAACCGGCCTTTCTTGACAAGACTGATAACCGTCTCTATACTAACAACTTTTGTAACTGCCACGCATTCGCGTAAACCGCGGCTGGCCAATATAAAGCGAAGTAAAGAGATGAGCAACGAAATCGAACCGCAACCGAAAAAGTCCTCTGCCTACGACCCTCAGGAAGTTGAAGACAGGTTGTACGCCCAGTGGCTGAAAAAGAAATATTTTCATGGGGACCCCATTTCACCCAAACCGGCATATTCCATTGTAATTCCCCCACCGAATGTTACATCGATTCTCCATATCGGGCATGCCCTCAATGTAACCATCCAGGATGTGCTTGTTCGGAAACACCGCATGGGCGGATTCGAAGCCGAATGGCTGCCTGGCTCAGATCATGCCGGTATCGCCACACAAGTGCTAGTTGAAAGACAGCTTGTAAAAGAAGGACTCACCCGGCGCGAAATGGGACGCGAGAAATTTCTTGAGCGCACCCACGAATGGGCCCACAAAAACAAAGACACTATTTTAGAGCAGATCAAAAAAACCGGATGTTCATGCGACTGGGACAGGACGAGATTTACCCTCGACCCGGAACTTTCCCATGCGGTGACCGAAGTTTTCAAGCATCTTTACAACAAGGGGCTGATCTATCGCGGAAACCGGATTGTCAATTGGTGTCCGTCGTGCAAAACATCGCTGTCAGACGATGAAGTCGAACATCAGAATGTTGACAGCCATCTCTGGTTTATCCGTTATAAAGTGAAAGGCTCCGATGATTATCTGACTGTGGCAACAACGCGTCCCGAGACGATGCTCGGTGACACCGCGCTGGCGGTAAATCCGAAAGATATTCGTTTCAAGAAATACATTGGCAAATCGGTCATCCTCCCTATTCTCGAACGTGAAATTCCGATTATCGGCGACAGTTATGTCGATATGGAGTTCGGCACTGGAGTGCTGAAAATAACTCCTGCCCACGATGCCAACGATTTTGAAGTCGGAAAACGGCATGACCTACCGCAGATTAATATTTTCAATATTGATGGCTCGCTCAACGATGAGGCCGGCAAGTTTAAGGGACTCGATCGGTACGAGGGGCGCAAACAGATTGTCGATGAACTGAGCCGCAAAAATCAGATGGCCAAAATAGATCCGTATGTTCTTTCGGCTCGCACATGCTATCGATGCCACAGCATGGTCGAACCGCTTCTGTCCGAGCAATGGTTTGTCAAGATGGCCGAGTTGGCCAGACCCGCGCTTGAGGCGGTGAAATTCGGAGAACTTACTTTCTATCCTGAATACTGGACCAAAACGTATCTGCATTGGATGGAAAATATCCGTGACTGGTGTATTTCGCGCCAACTCTGGTGGGGACATCGGATTCCGGTTTGGTATGCCGAAGATGGCACCATGTTCATTTCAGCAGAGCGTCCATCGGCTAAAGAGACCAAAGGGTATGACCCGGGGACATTAGTGCAGGATCCCGATGTGCTCGACACCTGGTTTTCCTCATGGCTCTGGCCGTTTTCGACATTCGGCTGGCCGAATGAAACACCGGAACTAAAGAAATTCTATCCGACAAAGGTTTTGGTCACGGCATCGGAAATTATTTTTCTTTGGGTGGCGCGCATGGTTATGGCAGGATATGAATTCATGGGCAAATCGCCATTTTCGGATGTCTATATTCATGGCACAGTGCGTGATGCCAATGGGATTAAAATGTCCAAATCTCTTGGCAATGGAATTGACCCGCTTGAGATCATAGAAAAATATGGCGCGGACTCGCTCCGCATCTCGATGATTCTGGCCACTCCCGACGGCGCTGATCCCTGGATAAGCAAAAATACATTCGAGAATGGGCGCAATTTTGTCAACAAACTCTATCAGGTGTCGCGTTTTGTTATTATGCGACTCGACGGACGCCCGGCCGAACTAAATAAGTTTGATGAAAACGATCTGGTTATTTTTGACCGCTGGATACTCTCAAGGCTTGAGCGAACAATCGAGACGGTGAATAAGGCCTTTGATGAGTATCGCCTCGCGGGGGCATCGAAGACATTGTATAACTTCGTTTGGGATGACTATTGTTCATGGTATATCGAGTTAATAAAACCCGACCAGCCCGGTGTGTCGATTCGGAAAACATCGCTCGATGTTGCGACGTATGTGCTTGATAAAATCCTGAAACTCATGCACCCCTTTGTGCCGTTTGTGACAGAGGAGATTTATCAACAGTTGATTGGCGACACCGAAGCAACAATCACTTTTGGGCCTTGGCTTGAGAATGAAAAGCATTACCGCGATGACGCGCTAGAGGATTCGCTCAAACAAATTCAGGAAGTGGTAACGGCCGTACGCGGGATGCGGGTGGAGCTGAATGTCCCGCCCGGCAAAAAAGCTGATTTGCATATCCGGGTAAGAGAGGAATCGCATGCTGAACTGCTTCAGAACCATGCCGAATATTTCAGGTCATTGGCGCGTGTCGAGAATTTGACCGCCGGAACGACTGTCAAGAAACCCCCTTTTTCGGCATCGGCGGTGATTGCGGGCGCGGAAATATATTTGCCCCTTTCGGGACTTATAGATATTGATGTCGAAAAAGGTCGCCTGCAGAAAAATCTCAATGAGCTTAAAGTCCAGCTTGAGAAACTCTCCAAGAAAATGGGGAATGCCGATTTTCTGGCCAATGCGCCGAA from Candidatus Zixiibacteriota bacterium harbors:
- the mazG gene encoding nucleoside triphosphate pyrophosphohydrolase; its protein translation is MHDLKKQVLDPAKTPFERLVRLMEILRSPEGCNWDRKQTHQSLLPYLIEETYEVIEAIESGNPDDLKEELGDLICQVVFHAQLAKEAGTFTVDDSIMSIVNKLLLRHPHVFEKRSNLDAQQVRDQWEKIKSRTDNKKPLLSGLPKSMPALTQAFRIGEKAGGVGFDWKESADVLEKIHEELKEVSEELSKPTLEKERLADEIGDLLFAVASLARKVGVDPESALKGSLSKFQYRFKQLEEVVKAEHKSFDGLTLDQLEAIWQQIKSKK
- a CDS encoding efflux RND transporter periplasmic adaptor subunit; its protein translation is MKKKMIIVGVTLGVVLVGYYGVNALFATAVDIPTAQVKKGEFIVGLNVNGAIDAKQAFVLSTPRIRSLQLTWLAPEGSMVNIGDPVVKFDVTQVMTELSDQQTSLKINRTALERTTKEYTIQDKSLKLELQQAQRNYDEKKHDAPKLAEEAKLELELAQLNFQAKLDQIKSDVQKAELEVQRAQDKVNAAQKELEQLTVTAPIPGMVVYLEIWKGGSMSKVQAGDSPWPGQGLVNLPDLSEMIVRATASEVDASTIDSGQEVIVKLDAFPDRTYKGIVYKKGTLARKKEPNSKINVFDIDIAILDKDDSFKPGMSASGRIIIDRMNDIISVPLEAVFEKEGRPVVYRDDKKEMPIEVGRRNDMEIEVLSGLDGNESICLIDPTLDEAGLPGEKATEPELNRGRQSAPTAGQPPAGARVMTRKGR
- a CDS encoding ABC transporter permease — encoded protein: MDYSRVLQISVESLNSHKLRTLLTMLGVIIGVAAVISMLSIGEGAKQEALEQISILGINNIIVNAKTPEERPGIDENFQKSPGLSLEDGRNISEFKELVLNVVPQRFEPVTSIFHGGHEAAVRVVATTPEFTLSSSIEVQSGRFINDSDNADFTQVCVLGSKAKRSLFAFSDPIGKAVRIGDLDFTVIGVMADKYIGRGKVEGLQLKNFNEDVYIPFNTAQKKFDRTDLASNVTGGGGRGRFFIIDDGSTGQNYNTPEIDQLTVTVTNLKNVSGVTKLIERLLARRHSGVEDYEIVVPESLLRQTQKTQEIFNIVMGAIAGLSLLVGGIGIMNIMLATVLERTREIGVRRAVGATQNDIMRQFLIEAVTICLLGCTIGLILGLLISKGISVYAGWPTIVSALSIVLAVGVSTTVGVVFGLYPAQKAARLDVIESLRYE
- a CDS encoding TolC family protein is translated as MSRIYILGSSSLSRQLIAAVCIALCVHAPDAKARDLTLDEAIDIALGRTARGEMIKGNLEVAEQNYSAKRINFYLPAISINGSVPSYSSNKSYDEFFGQKGLVPRRNVDFNSFIELKQSLLTGGDLTVRANLLNQAERYPDFRAPFSLDSVVFDDTRRGFFDFSFSQPLLKPSSAKNELHNRRDDLEIAKVNRYEAEAALKKEVVEAYMGTLKTTLQSELYGNKLNAATLKTAIDSAKLIDGVVSEETYLTSTSTRLDAELQQFEIQTTAEQTKRDLAILLDIDVAEAINATEPVITNHFDPATKERLINGWESSVSIHKAEHEFFKAKRAADFSAAGHGLTGDLGLNYSFGRGKVETRRVDGVFNNDIKTSSYGISLNFKLPVFDGGSGSAAVKASRFQADQARLEYQRAQKTARAAIINLVNQIDVSYRRLEIFRKQIDLAQNRLSIAKGRYEDGQISEITYLGSKIFHLEARDKYLDELKTYLINRIDLESKFSS
- a CDS encoding valine--tRNA ligase, translated to MSNEIEPQPKKSSAYDPQEVEDRLYAQWLKKKYFHGDPISPKPAYSIVIPPPNVTSILHIGHALNVTIQDVLVRKHRMGGFEAEWLPGSDHAGIATQVLVERQLVKEGLTRREMGREKFLERTHEWAHKNKDTILEQIKKTGCSCDWDRTRFTLDPELSHAVTEVFKHLYNKGLIYRGNRIVNWCPSCKTSLSDDEVEHQNVDSHLWFIRYKVKGSDDYLTVATTRPETMLGDTALAVNPKDIRFKKYIGKSVILPILEREIPIIGDSYVDMEFGTGVLKITPAHDANDFEVGKRHDLPQINIFNIDGSLNDEAGKFKGLDRYEGRKQIVDELSRKNQMAKIDPYVLSARTCYRCHSMVEPLLSEQWFVKMAELARPALEAVKFGELTFYPEYWTKTYLHWMENIRDWCISRQLWWGHRIPVWYAEDGTMFISAERPSAKETKGYDPGTLVQDPDVLDTWFSSWLWPFSTFGWPNETPELKKFYPTKVLVTASEIIFLWVARMVMAGYEFMGKSPFSDVYIHGTVRDANGIKMSKSLGNGIDPLEIIEKYGADSLRISMILATPDGADPWISKNTFENGRNFVNKLYQVSRFVIMRLDGRPAELNKFDENDLVIFDRWILSRLERTIETVNKAFDEYRLAGASKTLYNFVWDDYCSWYIELIKPDQPGVSIRKTSLDVATYVLDKILKLMHPFVPFVTEEIYQQLIGDTEATITFGPWLENEKHYRDDALEDSLKQIQEVVTAVRGMRVELNVPPGKKADLHIRVREESHAELLQNHAEYFRSLARVENLTAGTTVKKPPFSASAVIAGAEIYLPLSGLIDIDVEKGRLQKNLNELKVQLEKLSKKMGNADFLANAPKDVIDKEKTKREDYEERIERLNRNLEQIMGW
- a CDS encoding peptidase MA family metallohydrolase encodes the protein MFIKRMIATVVFLLVLTLQPAQTSAETLDHHESAHFSYHIAKSISLSAVDSALNYAKSHLTGLLQDTIDYRPSIYIVESPLLFDSLIGGKFPDWGAAAAIPHRKMAVIKSPRRFNISQSLQELLIHEYSHLALADRTGLFSAPRWFDEGLSMRASSEWDWSNNLAMSKAAVFNQLIPLSQIDDVNMFNENQAQTAYSTSFVAVNYLFDTYGVIVVNQFLDSISTGVSVDRALLYSTGSNYPDFEREFHVYLNSRFNAVSLLADTMYFWLIIALFFVVVGIVKYRQRRKFYKKWQDEERLQSTDFDYGDSDKPEQADLDDDERWRQ
- a CDS encoding lysophospholipid acyltransferase family protein, which gives rise to MASISHSLEYFAARIGAFIANLLTSSQADAFGAGLGKLTYRLLASRRKIALENLRQAFNGSMSEAERVIIARKVFENMGRTVVELARLGKLKGETAKRIIKSGGAGKALIEVLSHGKGGIVVFGHFGNWELTGAWVAASGFPVDFMVAKQHNKYINSMVNTIRADLGGGIITSNASARQLFKTLKANRLAVIVADQHAPSGGVMVPFFGRMASTAKGPAYFSIRTGAPIIPLMMRREKYDSHILMRGDIIYPGSANNEETEILTITKKFTEFFEQTIRQYPDQWMWTHRRWKVQS